A genomic region of Phragmites australis chromosome 2, lpPhrAust1.1, whole genome shotgun sequence contains the following coding sequences:
- the LOC133910139 gene encoding WRKY DNA-binding transcription factor 70-like, protein MSLDREPMMLLSQKLAGGYHLNAQLQALLGRPLDSRRQEEAMAFSQELSRVFMESMSVLKHANSDRLDVVRTAPEIIMTGNSTAFSAPTKDKRISGQDATPLKRSREEEEVTRKEITTSPHKDGYQWRKYGQKNIQNCLFPRYYYRCNRDRCCAAKKKVQQQDNGSACSDGPMFEVTYVNEHTCHALPSNDHTARITSPKTTSHALGVVDSSRNGSSDLMFPHIGGGSVDENEAIVSCLATVISGTAPSPRPPAEAGASDPPAYVPPGSSMADEMMVGIGFSCDPLSFCPGGAAELFDHCDMHMDVPRTMDTVWPRHT, encoded by the exons ATGTCACTTGATCGAGAGCCTATGATGCTACTGTCCCAGAAGCTCGCCGGCGGCTACCATCTCAACGCCCAACTCCAAGCACTGCTCGGCCGCCCCCTGGATAGCCGCCGCCAGGAGGAGGCCATGGCGTTCAGCCAAGAGCTCTCGCGAGTGTTCATGGAGTCCATGTCCGTGCTGAAGCATGCGAACAGTGACAGATTGGACGTGGTGAGGACGGCGCCGGAGATCATAATGACTGGCAATAGCACTGCCTTCAGCGCTCCTACCAAGGATAAACGCATCAG TGGACAAGATGCTACTCCCCTCAAGAGGagtagagaggaggaggaggttacGAGGAAGGAGATCACAACCTCGCCACACAAGGATGGATACCAGTGGAGAAAATACGGTCAAAAGAACATTCAGAACTGCCTTTTCCCAAG GTACTACTACAGATGCAACCGTGATCGGTGCTGCGCAGCGAAGAAGAAAGTGCAGCAGCAGGATAACGGCAGCGCCTGCAGCGACGGTCCAATGTTTGAGGTCACTTACGTGAACGAGCACACATGCCATGCATTACCTTCCAACGATCACACTGCTAGGATAACGTCGCCCAAGACCACGAGCCACGCCCTCGGAGTCGTGGACTCCTCAAGAAATGGCTCGTCTGATCTGATGTTTCCCCACATCGGCGGCGGCAGCGTCGACGAGAACGAGGCCATCGTCTCGTGCCTCGCGACGGTCATCAGCGGAACCGCGCCGTCGCCGCGGCCGCCAGCCGAAGCGGGTGCAAGTGACCCGCCAGCGTACGTGCCACCGGGCAGCAGCATGGCGGACGAAATGATGGTTGGCATTGGTTTTTCGTGCGATCCGTTGTCGTTTTGCCCCGGGGGGGCAGCCGAGTTGTTCGACCACTGCGACATGCACATGGATGTGCCCCGGACCATGGACACGGTGTGGCCGCGGCACACTTGA
- the LOC133909020 gene encoding transcription factor WRKY19-like, with protein MQAQSRLAVNSVSSDEHEAVIRELTRGHELTAQLQEAAMRALRGQGQPEATAAFILREVSRAFTVCLSIMSSPSRAPPAPPLQPEMPGSSVAPAVAPRRNRDDSIPRKTAVTSTPHFDGYQWRKYGQKRITNTSFPRCYYKCSYHRGRNCPATKQVQQRSNGDPPQYVVIYVNEHTCDTPILEPEAAATATAGATNPLLDERGAKEEHERMVLVSTLACVLGGQSPAGSGSDVAVLQEPQGRTGDASASAPSVSVADAPGPSRPDVDAGLDVMDYEVTGALCFRDSYGLSDDGLPF; from the exons ATGCAGGCGCAGTCTCGCCTCGCCGTGAACTCGGTCTCGTCGGACGAGCACGAGGCGGTGATCAGGGAGCTGACGCGCGGGCACGAGCTGACGGCGCAGCTGCAGGAGGCCGCCATGCGCGCGCTGCGCGGGCAGGGCCAGCCCGAGGCCACCGCCGCGTTCATCCTGCGTGAGGTGTCCCGCGCCTTCACCGTCTGCCTCTCCATCATGAGCTCGCCCTCCCGCGCGCCGCCCGCACCACCCCTGCAGCCGGAAATGCCGGGGTCGAGCGTGGCGCCTGCCGTGGCCCCGAGGCGGAACAGAGACGACAGCATCCCAAGAAA GACAGCGGTGACATCCACGCCGCACTTCGACGGCTACCAGTGGAGGAAGTACGGCCAGAAGAGGATCACCAATACAAGTTTTCCAAG GTGCTACTACAAGTGCAGCTACCACCGCGGGCGCAACTGCCCGGCCACCAAGCAGGTGCAGCAGCGCAGCAACGGCGACCCGCCGCAGTACGTCGTCATCTACGTCAACGAGCACACGTGTGACACGCCGATCCTGGAGCCCGAGGCTGCGGCTACGGCCACGGCCGGCGCGACGAACCCGCTACTGGACGAACGCGGCGCCAAGGAGGAGCACGAGCGCATGGTGCTCGTCTCGACGCTCGCGTGCGTGCTTGGGGGCCAGTCTCCGGCAGGCAGCGGCAGCGACGTCGCCGTCTTGCAGGAGCCGCAGGGACGCACGGGCGACGCGTCTGCGTCCGCACCCTCTGTTTCGGTCGCTGATGCACCTGGGCCGTCGCGGCCTGACGTGGACGCGGGGCTGGACGTCATGGACTACGAGGTGACGGGCGCGCTGTGTTTCCGCGATTCCTACGGGCTATCTGACGACGGTTTGCCGTTTTGA